The Penaeus chinensis breed Huanghai No. 1 chromosome 16, ASM1920278v2, whole genome shotgun sequence genome window below encodes:
- the LOC125033222 gene encoding glutamate receptor ionotropic, delta-2-like, which produces MTNVLLIQPILKPLALRLLSNTPYSPGRSDRVKSLKTWRGEPMPHKHELFPDKLVDLHGHPMRVVTFHFPPRIFMEEDSDGNYNLYGVDIEVVRSLSKALNFTVSFVRPSDGEMWGWEQGNGTWTGLMGDLQHRKADIGVADLYIMEPYFAIIDMSLAYDIEYLCFVNPVPGPLPQWMALGLPFLVETWGAIFCTVLVGMLVFTLLAQMGFLGGHLHEAPWFQNGSNTCLLLVACVMNTAWTRVPTTSHLRIFMALWSLAFVILAVAYKGSLVSYLTVTLEQPPIDTHKQLLERGVSVGSIGDTLKRIMEKNADQHVRKLAQGYEQVQSTSEGLRRTVEGEAGHVLRTEVPTLKALHSQRHRFPALAPAGSFSFLESRGFLDYTIAVDYTDGRGRASLHAMKEYIAPFGIGLAYPKYVPFIAKFNRMIRRLTEAGLAEKYMADIILRRKQAKIGAAAEREGDQKERLGSDPESGVTPLSLDNLQGGFILLALGYGLGLLSAMAEGLFALATRPSESLARR; this is translated from the exons ATGACAAATGTGTTGCTCATTCAGCCCATCCTGAAACCATTGGCCCTTCGTCTGCTTAGCAACACGCCCTACAGCCCCGGCAGAAGTGATCGAGTGAAGAGTTTGAAGACGTGGCGTGGGGAACCAATGCCTCATAAGCACGAGCTCTTTCCCGACAAACTGGTGGACCTACACGGGCATCCGATGAGAGTGGTGaccttccacttccctccgcGGATTTTCATGGAGGAAGACTCCGACGGCAACTATAATTTATATGGCGTTGATATAGAG GTCGTGCGTTCTCTCAGCAAAGCCTTAAACTTCACGGTGAGCTTCGTGCGTCCTTCCGACGGCGAGATGTGGGGCTGGGAGCAGGGCAACGGCACCTGGACGGGCCTCATGGGGGACCTCCAGCACCGGAAGGCAGACATCGGCGTCGCTGACCTGTACATCATGGAGCCGTATTTCGCCATCATCGACATGTCATTGGCATACGACATCGAGTACCTTTGTTTCGTCAATCCCGTGCCCGGGCCGCTGCCCCAGTGGATGGCTCTGGGGCTACCCTTCCTGGTGGAGACTTGGGGCGCCATCTTCTGCACCGTCTTGGTGGGCATGCTGGTGTTCACCCTCCTGGCGCAGATGGGCTTCCTCGGGGGGCACCTGCACGAGGCCCCGTGGTTCCAGAACGGCAGCAACACCTGTCTCCTTCTCGTTGCCTGCGTCATGAACACCGCCTGGACGCGCGTCCCGACGACGTCCCACCTCCGGATCTTCATGGCCCTGTGGAGCCTCGCCTTCGTCATCCTCGCGGTGGCCTACAAGGGGTCCCTCGTCTCGTACTTGACGGTGACACTCGAACAGCCTCCGATTGACACGCACAAACAGCTGTTGGAGAGGGGCGTGAGTGTCGGCAGCATCGGAGACACACTCAAGCGAATCATGGAGAAGAACGCAGACCAGCATGTGCGGAAGCTGGCCCAGGGGTACGAACAGGTGCAGTCGACCAGCGAAGGGCTCCGGAGAACGGTAGAAGGTGAGGCAGGACATGTTCTGAGGACGGAAGTGCCGACTCTTAAGGC TCTGCATTCACAAAGACACCGCTTCCCCGCGCTCGCTCCCGCAGGCAGCTTCTCCTTCCTGGAGAGCCGCGGCTTCCTGGACTACACGATCGCCGTCGACTACACCGACGGGCGCGGCCGGGCTTCGCTCCACGCCATGAAGGAGTACATCGCCCCCTTCGGCATCGGCCTCGCCTACCCGAAGTACGTTCCTTTCATCGCCAAGTTCAATCGCATGATCAGGCGGCTGACGGAGGCGGGGCTGGCGGAGAAGTACATGGCCGATATCATCCTGAGGAGGAAGCAGGCGAAGATCGGCGCGGCggcggagagagag gGAGACCAGAAGGAGAGGCTAGGCAGCGACCCAGAATCCGGGGTTACGCCCCTATCCCTGGACAACCTTCAGGGGGGGTTTATCCTCCTGGCTCTCGGCTATGGACTAGGGCTACTGAGTGCCATGGCGGAGGGGCTATTTGCTCTCGCTACGAGGCCGTCGGAGAGCTTAGCACGTCGTTAG